In Musa acuminata AAA Group cultivar baxijiao chromosome BXJ2-3, Cavendish_Baxijiao_AAA, whole genome shotgun sequence, the following proteins share a genomic window:
- the LOC135607492 gene encoding uncharacterized protein LOC135607492 isoform X3 encodes MGRPAAAEVAKAAVKAAAEGWRIIPRPLLETILNNYALHHRVPQPVVLHGPRGVGKTSLLLHRLLPEWNKGPHVAAYVDLAGDPSATRPWASFSAASALPALGALRGRLERELEALVDHGVRRGTIGSRDVFTALNKWHGLDTALRRIIGPGRLSKKDEAASASALWSKALLAFSVRIGTGEINVSLAVAEEKAMVTGGTRKYSMDEVAYMREAVTSLKLAKEVIGMHQEWRREPMKHLNWTGGFSRSLANSSTDWPCILLDILSAAAEVDFFQPKLVINNVDVLRKAIFSDDSTVSAAVYHDSFIWRLIALGANDRCLPVILVTSDSYYSYQAFIDFGFPDIFISRETFGWTHQEAKLHMVSQFFSESEWKVIDEVLGPNPRQLSELYMLKKSSYYLEVMRDGSSNFEDVVDAYLAYLQVTVVNPAMESVLVILQKFASDVRTGTVPIDRLHFGAPWRHPPHTDDPVASLKWAKIQLMDFVQSFVNVEFGIPVI; translated from the exons ATGGGGCGTCCCGCGGCGGCGGAGGTGGCGAAGGCCGCGGTGAAGGCGGCGGCCGAGGGGTGGCGGATCATCCCTCGGCCTCTCCTCGAGACGATCCTTAACAACTACGCCCTACACCACCGCGTCCCTCAACCCGTTGTCCTTCACGGCCCCCGCGGCGTCGGCAAGAcctcccttctcctccacc GTCTCCTTCCGGAGTGGAACAAGGGCCCCCACGTCGCAGCCTACGTCGACCTCGCCGGAGACCCTTCTGCGACCCGCCCCTGGGCCTCTTTCTCCGCCGCCTCGGCGCTGCCGGCTCTGGGAGCCCTGCGTGGACGCCTTGAGCGCGAACTCGAGGCCCTGGTCGACCACGGGGTCCGCCGCGGTACCATCGGCAGTCGTGACGTCTTCACCGCATTAAACAAATGGCACGGCCTCGACACCGCCCTCCGACGCATCATTGGCCCCGGTCGCCTGTCTAAGAAGGACGAGGCGGCTTCTGCTTCCGCCCTCTGGTCTAAGGCGTTGCTCGCCTTCTCAGTGCGGATTGGAACAGGGGAGATCAATGTCTCTCTTGCTGTGGCGGAGGAGAAGGCAATGGTCACTGGTGGTACTAGGAAATACTCCATGGACGAGGTGGCGTACATGAGGGAGGCGGTGACATCGTTAAAGCTTGCGAAGGAGGTGATAGGAATGCATCAGGAGTGGAGGAGGGAGCCCATGAAACATCTAAACTGGACGGGAGGGTTCTCAAGGTCTCTGGCGAATTCTTCAACCGATTGGCCCTGCATCTTGCTCGACATCCTCTCTGCAGCAGCGGAAGTCGACTTCTTCCAG CCTAAGCTGGTTATAAACAATGTTGACGTTCTGCGAAAGGCTATTTTTTCAGATGACTCAACAGTTTCTGCTGCAGTGTATCATGATAGTTTCATATGGAGATTGATAGCCCTAGGTGCGAACGATAGGTGCTTGCCTGTCATTCTTGTAACATCAGATAG TTACTATTCCTACCAAGCATTCATTGACTTTGGATTTCCAGACATTTTTATCTCACGTGAG ACTTTCGGCTGGACGCATCAAGAAGCTAAGCTGCATATGGTCTCTCAGTTCTTTAGTGAATCTGAG TGGAAAGTGATTGATGAGGTTCTTGGTCCAAATCCTCGGCAACTTTCTGAGCTTTACATGCTTAAAAAAAGTAGTTATTACTTGGA GGTAATGCGGGATGGCAGTAGTAATTTTGAGGATGTTGTTGATGCATACTTGGCATATCTGCAA GTAACTGTGGTGAACCCAGCAATGGAATCAGTTCTAGTCATTCTACAGAAGTTTGCTTCTGATGTACGTACTGGAACAGTTCCCATAGATCGATTACATTTTGGTGCTCCTTGGAGACATCCACCTCACACTGATGATCCTGTTGCATCCTTAAAGTGGGCAAAGATTCAACTCATGGATTTTGTCCAATCATTTGTGAATGTTGAATTTGGT ATTCCTGTAATTTGA
- the LOC135607492 gene encoding uncharacterized protein LOC135607492 isoform X2 encodes MGRPAAAEVAKAAVKAAAEGWRIIPRPLLETILNNYALHHRVPQPVVLHGPRGVGKTSLLLHRLLPEWNKGPHVAAYVDLAGDPSATRPWASFSAASALPALGALRGRLERELEALVDHGVRRGTIGSRDVFTALNKWHGLDTALRRIIGPGRLSKKDEAASASALWSKALLAFSVRIGTGEINVSLAVAEEKAMVTGGTRKYSMDEVAYMREAVTSLKLAKEVIGMHQEWRREPMKHLNWTGGFSRSLANSSTDWPCILLDILSAAAEVDFFQPKLVINNVDVLRKAIFSDDSTVSAAVYHDSFIWRLIALGANDRCLPVILVTSDSYYSYQAFIDFGFPDIFISRETFGWTHQEAKLHMVSQFFSESEWKVIDEVLGPNPRQLSELYMLKKSSYYLEVMRDGSSNFEDVVDAYLAYLQVNFLADDSLEILDDPSIVAMLEVGLLYKQRDPSFIRPITRGIQRCLARWLVQQKMQMRFGERVTYLWQRVMRGRSYRHLMKEIGYK; translated from the exons ATGGGGCGTCCCGCGGCGGCGGAGGTGGCGAAGGCCGCGGTGAAGGCGGCGGCCGAGGGGTGGCGGATCATCCCTCGGCCTCTCCTCGAGACGATCCTTAACAACTACGCCCTACACCACCGCGTCCCTCAACCCGTTGTCCTTCACGGCCCCCGCGGCGTCGGCAAGAcctcccttctcctccacc GTCTCCTTCCGGAGTGGAACAAGGGCCCCCACGTCGCAGCCTACGTCGACCTCGCCGGAGACCCTTCTGCGACCCGCCCCTGGGCCTCTTTCTCCGCCGCCTCGGCGCTGCCGGCTCTGGGAGCCCTGCGTGGACGCCTTGAGCGCGAACTCGAGGCCCTGGTCGACCACGGGGTCCGCCGCGGTACCATCGGCAGTCGTGACGTCTTCACCGCATTAAACAAATGGCACGGCCTCGACACCGCCCTCCGACGCATCATTGGCCCCGGTCGCCTGTCTAAGAAGGACGAGGCGGCTTCTGCTTCCGCCCTCTGGTCTAAGGCGTTGCTCGCCTTCTCAGTGCGGATTGGAACAGGGGAGATCAATGTCTCTCTTGCTGTGGCGGAGGAGAAGGCAATGGTCACTGGTGGTACTAGGAAATACTCCATGGACGAGGTGGCGTACATGAGGGAGGCGGTGACATCGTTAAAGCTTGCGAAGGAGGTGATAGGAATGCATCAGGAGTGGAGGAGGGAGCCCATGAAACATCTAAACTGGACGGGAGGGTTCTCAAGGTCTCTGGCGAATTCTTCAACCGATTGGCCCTGCATCTTGCTCGACATCCTCTCTGCAGCAGCGGAAGTCGACTTCTTCCAG CCTAAGCTGGTTATAAACAATGTTGACGTTCTGCGAAAGGCTATTTTTTCAGATGACTCAACAGTTTCTGCTGCAGTGTATCATGATAGTTTCATATGGAGATTGATAGCCCTAGGTGCGAACGATAGGTGCTTGCCTGTCATTCTTGTAACATCAGATAG TTACTATTCCTACCAAGCATTCATTGACTTTGGATTTCCAGACATTTTTATCTCACGTGAG ACTTTCGGCTGGACGCATCAAGAAGCTAAGCTGCATATGGTCTCTCAGTTCTTTAGTGAATCTGAG TGGAAAGTGATTGATGAGGTTCTTGGTCCAAATCCTCGGCAACTTTCTGAGCTTTACATGCTTAAAAAAAGTAGTTATTACTTGGA GGTAATGCGGGATGGCAGTAGTAATTTTGAGGATGTTGTTGATGCATACTTGGCATATCTGCAA GTTAATTTTTTAGCCGACGATAGCCTTGAAATACTGGACGATCCTTCAATTGTTGCGATGTTGGAG GTGGGCTTATTATATAAACAGAGAGATCCATCTTTTATTCGGCCAATAACTCGAGGCATCCAGAGGTGCCTTGCGAGATG GCTTGTTCAGCAAAAGATGCAAATGAGATTTGGAGAACGTGTAACATACTTATGGCAACGGGTAATGCGTGGGCGAAGCTATCGCCATTTAATGAAGGAAATAGGCTATAAATAG
- the LOC135607492 gene encoding uncharacterized protein LOC135607492 isoform X1, translating to MGRPAAAEVAKAAVKAAAEGWRIIPRPLLETILNNYALHHRVPQPVVLHGPRGVGKTSLLLHRLLPEWNKGPHVAAYVDLAGDPSATRPWASFSAASALPALGALRGRLERELEALVDHGVRRGTIGSRDVFTALNKWHGLDTALRRIIGPGRLSKKDEAASASALWSKALLAFSVRIGTGEINVSLAVAEEKAMVTGGTRKYSMDEVAYMREAVTSLKLAKEVIGMHQEWRREPMKHLNWTGGFSRSLANSSTDWPCILLDILSAAAEVDFFQPKLVINNVDVLRKAIFSDDSTVSAAVYHDSFIWRLIALGANDRCLPVILVTSDSYYSYQAFIDFGFPDIFISRETFGWTHQEAKLHMVSQFFSESEWKVIDEVLGPNPRQLSELYMLKKSSYYLEVMRDGSSNFEDVVDAYLAYLQVTVVNPAMESVLVILQKFASDVRTGTVPIDRLHFGAPWRHPPHTDDPVASLKWAKIQLMDFVQSFVNVEFGVNFLADDSLEILDDPSIVAMLEVGLLYKQRDPSFIRPITRGIQRCLARWLVQQKMQMRFGERVTYLWQRVMRGRSYRHLMKEIGYK from the exons ATGGGGCGTCCCGCGGCGGCGGAGGTGGCGAAGGCCGCGGTGAAGGCGGCGGCCGAGGGGTGGCGGATCATCCCTCGGCCTCTCCTCGAGACGATCCTTAACAACTACGCCCTACACCACCGCGTCCCTCAACCCGTTGTCCTTCACGGCCCCCGCGGCGTCGGCAAGAcctcccttctcctccacc GTCTCCTTCCGGAGTGGAACAAGGGCCCCCACGTCGCAGCCTACGTCGACCTCGCCGGAGACCCTTCTGCGACCCGCCCCTGGGCCTCTTTCTCCGCCGCCTCGGCGCTGCCGGCTCTGGGAGCCCTGCGTGGACGCCTTGAGCGCGAACTCGAGGCCCTGGTCGACCACGGGGTCCGCCGCGGTACCATCGGCAGTCGTGACGTCTTCACCGCATTAAACAAATGGCACGGCCTCGACACCGCCCTCCGACGCATCATTGGCCCCGGTCGCCTGTCTAAGAAGGACGAGGCGGCTTCTGCTTCCGCCCTCTGGTCTAAGGCGTTGCTCGCCTTCTCAGTGCGGATTGGAACAGGGGAGATCAATGTCTCTCTTGCTGTGGCGGAGGAGAAGGCAATGGTCACTGGTGGTACTAGGAAATACTCCATGGACGAGGTGGCGTACATGAGGGAGGCGGTGACATCGTTAAAGCTTGCGAAGGAGGTGATAGGAATGCATCAGGAGTGGAGGAGGGAGCCCATGAAACATCTAAACTGGACGGGAGGGTTCTCAAGGTCTCTGGCGAATTCTTCAACCGATTGGCCCTGCATCTTGCTCGACATCCTCTCTGCAGCAGCGGAAGTCGACTTCTTCCAG CCTAAGCTGGTTATAAACAATGTTGACGTTCTGCGAAAGGCTATTTTTTCAGATGACTCAACAGTTTCTGCTGCAGTGTATCATGATAGTTTCATATGGAGATTGATAGCCCTAGGTGCGAACGATAGGTGCTTGCCTGTCATTCTTGTAACATCAGATAG TTACTATTCCTACCAAGCATTCATTGACTTTGGATTTCCAGACATTTTTATCTCACGTGAG ACTTTCGGCTGGACGCATCAAGAAGCTAAGCTGCATATGGTCTCTCAGTTCTTTAGTGAATCTGAG TGGAAAGTGATTGATGAGGTTCTTGGTCCAAATCCTCGGCAACTTTCTGAGCTTTACATGCTTAAAAAAAGTAGTTATTACTTGGA GGTAATGCGGGATGGCAGTAGTAATTTTGAGGATGTTGTTGATGCATACTTGGCATATCTGCAA GTAACTGTGGTGAACCCAGCAATGGAATCAGTTCTAGTCATTCTACAGAAGTTTGCTTCTGATGTACGTACTGGAACAGTTCCCATAGATCGATTACATTTTGGTGCTCCTTGGAGACATCCACCTCACACTGATGATCCTGTTGCATCCTTAAAGTGGGCAAAGATTCAACTCATGGATTTTGTCCAATCATTTGTGAATGTTGAATTTGGT GTTAATTTTTTAGCCGACGATAGCCTTGAAATACTGGACGATCCTTCAATTGTTGCGATGTTGGAG GTGGGCTTATTATATAAACAGAGAGATCCATCTTTTATTCGGCCAATAACTCGAGGCATCCAGAGGTGCCTTGCGAGATG GCTTGTTCAGCAAAAGATGCAAATGAGATTTGGAGAACGTGTAACATACTTATGGCAACGGGTAATGCGTGGGCGAAGCTATCGCCATTTAATGAAGGAAATAGGCTATAAATAG